A window of Adhaeribacter arboris genomic DNA:
TAAATAATAAAGCTATGCACCGTAAAATTACTTTTCTCTTTTCTTTATTTCTGTTATTAGGCGCTACTGGTTGCGAAGAATTCTACGACATTGTGGATGAACTCAAACCCCGCCCGCCAAAGTCGAAAGCGTTTGCTACGGGTTTAACGGCTCCTTTAGGCGTAGAGAGCGATGCGCAGGGGCAATTGTGGGTTACTGAAGCCGGCACTGGCCAAAAAAACGATGGACAACTTTCTTTTATTACCGCCCAGGGAGAAGTGCATCCCGTAGTTCAAGGTTTTACTTCGGTTGCTAGTCCCGAAGGAGCAATTTTTGGCCTTAATCATCTTCTGCTGAAAGATAACATTTTGTACATGCTGCATGGGGTAGAAGGCAAGCTCTACAAACTAAATATTTCTACTTATCAACCCGGGGATAAGCCTTTAAAAGCTTCCGACCTGGAGTACGAAGACATTGGTGCTTTTGTAAAAGAATATTTTAACACCGAAGAAACGGATATTTTTAATCTGACGGTTGGCCCGGAAGGAGATTTGTATATCGTAGATGCAGCCGCGAACGCCGTTATCCGGCGGGATGCCGAAACTAAAGAATTAAGCGTGTTTGCCGCTATTCCCCCCATCGACAATCCGGGCGGAGAACCAGACCAGGTACAGGCAGTACCCACCGGAATTATTTTCGACGGGGAAAAATTCCTGGTTTGTACCTTTACGGGCTTTCCTTATCCGGCCAAAAAAGCTACTATTTATCAAATTGATTTAGCCGGAAATACCTCCGTTTACCAAACCGATTTATCTATTTTAACCGACATGGAGCTAGGGGTAGATGGGAAACCAGTGGTGTTAGAATATGGTACCTGGACCGGAGAAACATTTATTCCTAATTCCGGCCGTCTAGTATTATCTACCTCTCACAAGAATATTTCATTATTAAATAATCTAAATTTTCCGAACTCCATTGAAAAAAGCGGCCCAAAAACTTTTTACATCGCTCAAACATTTGATGGAGAAATAAGAAAAGTCACTTTCTAACCTGTTTACGGCTATTTACACCTAAATAAAACAGCCGCTCCTTATTTGGAGCGGCTGTTTTATATTTTAATTTTTTATTTCGGCGGTAGACTCCGTTAAAGTTGCATTATCTTTTTTTACTTCAATTAATTCTGTTTTTACGGCAGTTTCAATAAACCGTGCCCGGTTTTTAGGTAAAATGGGCGCGGCCCCACCGAGTCCGACCCCCAT
This region includes:
- a CDS encoding ScyD/ScyE family protein encodes the protein MHRKITFLFSLFLLLGATGCEEFYDIVDELKPRPPKSKAFATGLTAPLGVESDAQGQLWVTEAGTGQKNDGQLSFITAQGEVHPVVQGFTSVASPEGAIFGLNHLLLKDNILYMLHGVEGKLYKLNISTYQPGDKPLKASDLEYEDIGAFVKEYFNTEETDIFNLTVGPEGDLYIVDAAANAVIRRDAETKELSVFAAIPPIDNPGGEPDQVQAVPTGIIFDGEKFLVCTFTGFPYPAKKATIYQIDLAGNTSVYQTDLSILTDMELGVDGKPVVLEYGTWTGETFIPNSGRLVLSTSHKNISLLNNLNFPNSIEKSGPKTFYIAQTFDGEIRKVTF